One segment of Erigeron canadensis isolate Cc75 chromosome 2, C_canadensis_v1, whole genome shotgun sequence DNA contains the following:
- the LOC122587727 gene encoding uncharacterized protein At2g29880-like produces MVNVEGYKADNGFRSGYLTHLEATLKVSLPESGLLGKPHIESRIKTMKKDWQVVFDMLNTSGFGYDKENNCVTTTSPGVWDAYLQSHKGASKWKNKKLPHYEDLCIVFGKDRAQGNRAKVATEMEEQVNIKELEEDSHDSFDEAMKGIHTARTTTSVQVEEVSSVPSKKRKSTSQTTSMVESFNDAVMYFGERLKESSAELSQGIKLEVELNKKTTMLTLELEKMTSLSQLERFKAILKMKSDHDSVLTFWDLKEEEREDWVRFVMSEN; encoded by the exons ATGGTAAATGTAGAAGGATATAAAGCCGATAATGGCTTTAGATCCGGGTATTTAACTCATCTTGAAGCAACCTTGAAAGTATCGCTTCCTGAGTCGGGTCTTTTGGGTAAACCTCACATTGAATCAAgaataaaaacaatgaaaaaagATTGGCAAGTTGTATTTGATATGTTGAATACAAGTGGGTTTGGTTATGATAAGGAGAACAATTGTGTGACCACGACATCTCCAGGAGTATGGGATGCTTATCTCCAG AGTCATAAAGGGGCatcaaaatggaaaaataaaaagcttCCACATTATGAAGatttatgtattgtttttgGAAAAGATCGAGCTCAAGGAAATAGAGCCAAGGTTGCTACCGAGATGGAAGAGCAAGTGAATATTAAGGAACTAGAGGAAGACTCGCATGATAGTTTTGATGAAGCGATGAAAGGTATCCACACGGCACGTACCACCACAAGTGTTCAAGTTGAAGAAGTTTCAAGTGTTCCTAGTAAGAAAAGGAAGAGCACATCTCAAACAACTTCTATGGTTGAAAGTTTCAATGATGCGGTTATGTATTTTGGTGAACGTCTCAAAGAATCATCGGCGGAATTGAGTCAAGGTATAAAACTTGAAGttgaacttaataaaaaaaccaCTATGCTAACGTTGGAGCTTGAAAAAATGACATCACTATCTCAATTGGAAAGGTTTAAGGCAATtcttaaaatgaaaagtgaTCATGATAGTGTACTTACTTTTTGGGATTTgaaggaagaagaaagagaggATTGGGTACGGTTTGTGATGTcggaaaattaa
- the LOC122586776 gene encoding UPF0603 protein At1g54780, chloroplastic yields METILAPLPHSLSSSSCLFKSKQIPKSNSLITHKSPIISCNLKNQHSSSSFSSGSSNWVTHVQHGLAALAISLAINFTPILATSGAAFASEFDVLNDGPPKDTYVVDDAGVLSRVTRADLKNLLSDLEYRKKIRINFVTVRKLTSKADAFEYADQVLERWYPTLEEGNNKGIVVLVTSQKEGAITGGPEFIKAVGDTVLDATLSQNLPVLATDEKYNEAIFSSAKRLAAAIDGLPDPGGPQAKDNKRESNFKTKEETAEKRDQFTLVVGGLLVIAFVVPMAQYYAYVSRK; encoded by the exons ATGGAAACCATTCTAGCTCCTCTGCCTCATTCTCTATCATCTTCTTCTTGTCTTTTCAAATCCAAACAAATCCCTAAATCAAACTCCCTCATCACTCACAAATCCCCCATTATTTCATGTAATCTCAAAAACCAAcattcttcatcatctttttctAGTGGTTCTTCTAACTGGGTAACCCATGTTCAACATGGGTTAGCTGCATTAGCTATATCATTAGCAATCAACTTTACACCAATATTAGCGACAAGTGGTGCAGCATTTGCTTCAGAATTTGATGTACTAAATGATGGTCCTCCTAAAGATACTTATGTGGTGGATGATGCTGGTGTTCTTAGCAGAGTTACAAGAGCTGATTTGAAGAACTTGTTGTCTGATTTGGAGTACCGTAAGAAAATTCGCATCAATTTTGTTACTGTTCGCAAGCTCACG AGCAAAGCTGATGCCTTTGAATATGCTGACCAAGTTCTGGAGAGATGGTACCCAACACTTGAAGAGGGAAACAACAAAGGGATAGTGGTACTGGTGACAAGTCAAAAAGAAGGGGCAATTACAGGAGGCCCTGAATTCATTAAGGCAGTTGGTGATACGGTTCTTGATGCCACACTATCCCAAAACCTTCCCG TCTTGGCAACGGATGAAAAGTACAACGAAGCGATATTCAGTAGTGCTAAACGGCTAGCGGCTGCAATTGATGGTCTTCCTGATCCGGGCGGTCCACAAGCTAAGGACAACAAAAGGGAGTCTAACTTCAAAACTAAGGAAGAGACCGCTGAGAAAAGAGATCAGTTTACCCTTGTGGTAGGAGGTTTGTTGGTTATCGCTTTTGTTGTTCCCATGGCACAATACTATGCCTATGTCTCCAGAAAATAG
- the LOC122587726 gene encoding protein ALP1-like, whose product MLGVCSQDMQFIFVLPGWEGSAADGRVLRDALDRPNGLRVARPGYYLVDAGYTNGEGFLAPYRGQRYHLNDWSDGHQPTTPKEFYNMRHSSARNVIERCFGLLKGRWKILKDNSFYPIDTKIRIIMACCLFHNFIRQELEDDPQEMEDVVDEGTGDGAGNGDGYGEG is encoded by the coding sequence ATGTTAGGCGTGTGTTCACAAGATATGCAATTCATATTTGTCTTACCGGGTTGGGAAGGGTCTGCAGCTGATGGTAGAGTCTTACGGGATGCTCTTGATCGTCCTAATGGATTAAGAGTTGCTAGACCCGGTTACTATTTGGTAGATGCTGGATATACAAATGGAGAGGGTTTTCTAGCCCCTTATAGAGGACAAAGATATCATTTAAATGATTGGAGTGATGGACACCAACCGACTACACCAAAAGAATTTTATAACATGAGACATTCATCCGCAAGAAATGTAATAGAAAGATGTTTCGGGCTTTTGAAAGGAAGGTGGAAAATTTTAAAGGACAACTCATTTTATCCTATCGATACGAAGATTAGGATCATAATGGCATGTTGTCTCTTCCATAATTTTATAAGACAAGAATTAGAAGATGACCCGCAAGAAATGGAAGATGTTGTAGATGAGGGAACCGGAGATGGAGCTGGAAATGGAGATGGATATGGAGAAGGATAA